One Peromyscus leucopus breed LL Stock chromosome 2, UCI_PerLeu_2.1, whole genome shotgun sequence DNA window includes the following coding sequences:
- the Mutyh gene encoding adenine DNA glycosylase isoform X1, translating into MRSVASRSSRPVSRTTGPRLFPPQDRGGFRGYPLGSRSPSEVVGTKGTPSSLSAAMTPRALRARLLWVVMKKLRASVRSHRKPLANHERRRKCALSSSQATPSASDGQAKPKKEELLQASVSPYHLFRDMADVTTFRRNLLSWYDQEKRDLPWRRWVKEEANLDRRAYAVWVSEVMLQQTQVATVIDYYTRWMQKWPTLQDLASASLEEVNQLWSGLGYYSRGRRLQEGARKVHGQCTKDSEAGGLRCPKTEPSYPNQVVEELGGHMPRTAETLQQLLPGVGQYTAGAIASIAFDQVTGVVDGNVLRVLCRVRAVGADPSSTLVSHHLWNLAHRLVDPARPGDFNQAAMELGATVCTPQHPLCSRCPVQSLCRAYQRVEREQLSALPGSPDIEECALKTRQCQLCLPPTKPWDPALGVTNFPRKASRKPPREEYSATCVLEHPRATGSPLILLVQRPNSGLLAGLWEFPSVTSEPSAQHQHEALLQELQRWSGPLPGARPQHLGEVIHIFSHIKLTYQVYSLALEGQTPVAPAPPGARWLTWEEFHSAAVSTAMKKVFRVYEDHQRGTRKGSKRPRMSTPSSRKKPSRGQQVLDSFFQPRIPTDTPNSTAQ; encoded by the exons ATGAGATCTGTCGCAAGCAGAAGCTCCAGGCCTGTCTCTAGAACTACCGGCCCGAGGCTTTTCCCTCCACAGGACCGCGGAGGCTTCCGTGGCTACCCCCTGGGAAGCCGCTCACCGTCAGAGGTCGTTGGAACTAAAGGCACACCGTCGTCACTGTCAGCGGCCATGACGCCGCGCGCGCTCCGCGCCAGGCTTCTGTGG GTTGTCATGAAGAAGCTACGAGCGTCTGTAAGGAGTCACAGGAAGCCACTAGCCAAccatgagagaaggagaaaatgtgCCCTCAGCAGTAGCCAGGCCACACCCTCTGCCTCTGATG gCCAGGCCAAGCCGAAGAAAGAAGAGTTACTGCAGGCCTCCGTCTCCCCGTACCATCTGTTCAGGGACATGGCCGATGTCACGACTTTCCGAAGGAACTTGCTCAGCTGGTATGACCAAGAGAAGCGGGACCTACCTTGGAGGAGATGG GTCAAGGAGGAGGCCAATTTGGACAGGCGGGCCTATGCTG TGTGGGTGTCAGAGGTTATGCTGCAGCAGACCCAGGTCGCCACAGTGATCGACTATTACACCCGATGGATGCAG AAGTGGCCAACACTTCAGGACCTGGCCAGTGCTTCCCTGGAG GAGGTGAACCAGCTTTGGTCTGGCCTGGGCTACTATTCTCGAGGCCGTCGGCTGCAAGAGGGAGCTAGGAAGGTACATGGGCAATGCACCAAAGATTCGGAGGCCGGCGGCCTCAGGTGTCCTAAAACTGAGCCTTCCTACCCGAATCAGGtggtggaggagctgggaggtcATATGCCACGGACAGCAGAGAccctgcagcagctcctgcctggCGTGGGGCAGTACACAGCCGGAGCCATTGCTTCGATAGCCTTTGACCAG GTGACTGGTGTGGTGGATGGGAATGTTTTACGGGTGCTGTGCCGTGTCCGTGCCGTTGGTGCCGATCCCAGCAGCACCCTTGTCTCTCATCACCTCTG GAACCTAGCTCATCGGCTAGTGGATCCAGCCCGGCCGGGGGACTTCAATCAAGCAGCCATGGAGCTGGGGGCCACAGTCTGTACCCCCCAGCACCCTCTCTGCAGCCGGTGCCCTGTGCAGAGCCTGTGCCGGGCATACCAGCGG gTGGAGCGGGAACAGCTTTCAGCCTTGCCAGGCAGTCCTGACATAGAGGAGTGTG CTCTCAAGACTAGACAGTGCCAGCTTTGCCTGCCTCCCACCAAACCCTGGGACCCCGCTCTGGGAGTGACCAACTTTCCTCGAAAGGCCAGCCGTAAGCCTCCCAGGGAGGAGTACTCTGCCACTTGTGTTCTGGAGCACCCCAGAGCCACTGGGAGTCCCCTCATCCTGCTGGTCCAAAGGCCTAACTCAG GTCTGCTGGCAGGACTGTGGGAGTTCCCATCTGTCACCTCGGAGCCCTCGGCACAGCACCAGCACGAAGCCCTTCTGCAGGAGCTGCAGCGCTGGTCTGGACCCCTCCCAGGCGCTCGTCCCCAGCACCTGGGGGAG GTGATCCACATCTTCTCCCACATCAAACTGACGTATCAGGTGTATAGTCTGGCCCTAGAAGGACAGACCCCAGTGGCCCCCGCACCTCCTGGCGCTCGATGGTTGACTTGGGAGGAATTCCACAGTGCAGCTGTCTCCACCGCCATGAAAAAG GTGTTCCGCGTGTATGAGGACCATCAGCGAGGGACCCGCAAG
- the Mutyh gene encoding adenine DNA glycosylase isoform X2 translates to MRSVASRSSRPVSRTTGPRLFPPQDRGGFRGYPLGSRSPSEVVGTKGTPSSLSAAMTPRALRARLLWVVMKKLRASVRSHRKPLANHERRRKCALSSSQATPSASDGQAKPKKEELLQASVSPYHLFRDMADVTTFRRNLLSWYDQEKRDLPWRRWVKEEANLDRRAYAVWVSEVMLQQTQVATVIDYYTRWMQKWPTLQDLASASLEEVNQLWSGLGYYSRGRRLQEGARKVVEELGGHMPRTAETLQQLLPGVGQYTAGAIASIAFDQVTGVVDGNVLRVLCRVRAVGADPSSTLVSHHLWNLAHRLVDPARPGDFNQAAMELGATVCTPQHPLCSRCPVQSLCRAYQRVEREQLSALPGSPDIEECALKTRQCQLCLPPTKPWDPALGVTNFPRKASRKPPREEYSATCVLEHPRATGSPLILLVQRPNSGLLAGLWEFPSVTSEPSAQHQHEALLQELQRWSGPLPGARPQHLGEVIHIFSHIKLTYQVYSLALEGQTPVAPAPPGARWLTWEEFHSAAVSTAMKKVFRVYEDHQRGTRKGSKRPRMSTPSSRKKPSRGQQVLDSFFQPRIPTDTPNSTAQ, encoded by the exons ATGAGATCTGTCGCAAGCAGAAGCTCCAGGCCTGTCTCTAGAACTACCGGCCCGAGGCTTTTCCCTCCACAGGACCGCGGAGGCTTCCGTGGCTACCCCCTGGGAAGCCGCTCACCGTCAGAGGTCGTTGGAACTAAAGGCACACCGTCGTCACTGTCAGCGGCCATGACGCCGCGCGCGCTCCGCGCCAGGCTTCTGTGG GTTGTCATGAAGAAGCTACGAGCGTCTGTAAGGAGTCACAGGAAGCCACTAGCCAAccatgagagaaggagaaaatgtgCCCTCAGCAGTAGCCAGGCCACACCCTCTGCCTCTGATG gCCAGGCCAAGCCGAAGAAAGAAGAGTTACTGCAGGCCTCCGTCTCCCCGTACCATCTGTTCAGGGACATGGCCGATGTCACGACTTTCCGAAGGAACTTGCTCAGCTGGTATGACCAAGAGAAGCGGGACCTACCTTGGAGGAGATGG GTCAAGGAGGAGGCCAATTTGGACAGGCGGGCCTATGCTG TGTGGGTGTCAGAGGTTATGCTGCAGCAGACCCAGGTCGCCACAGTGATCGACTATTACACCCGATGGATGCAG AAGTGGCCAACACTTCAGGACCTGGCCAGTGCTTCCCTGGAG GAGGTGAACCAGCTTTGGTCTGGCCTGGGCTACTATTCTCGAGGCCGTCGGCTGCAAGAGGGAGCTAGGAAG GtggtggaggagctgggaggtcATATGCCACGGACAGCAGAGAccctgcagcagctcctgcctggCGTGGGGCAGTACACAGCCGGAGCCATTGCTTCGATAGCCTTTGACCAG GTGACTGGTGTGGTGGATGGGAATGTTTTACGGGTGCTGTGCCGTGTCCGTGCCGTTGGTGCCGATCCCAGCAGCACCCTTGTCTCTCATCACCTCTG GAACCTAGCTCATCGGCTAGTGGATCCAGCCCGGCCGGGGGACTTCAATCAAGCAGCCATGGAGCTGGGGGCCACAGTCTGTACCCCCCAGCACCCTCTCTGCAGCCGGTGCCCTGTGCAGAGCCTGTGCCGGGCATACCAGCGG gTGGAGCGGGAACAGCTTTCAGCCTTGCCAGGCAGTCCTGACATAGAGGAGTGTG CTCTCAAGACTAGACAGTGCCAGCTTTGCCTGCCTCCCACCAAACCCTGGGACCCCGCTCTGGGAGTGACCAACTTTCCTCGAAAGGCCAGCCGTAAGCCTCCCAGGGAGGAGTACTCTGCCACTTGTGTTCTGGAGCACCCCAGAGCCACTGGGAGTCCCCTCATCCTGCTGGTCCAAAGGCCTAACTCAG GTCTGCTGGCAGGACTGTGGGAGTTCCCATCTGTCACCTCGGAGCCCTCGGCACAGCACCAGCACGAAGCCCTTCTGCAGGAGCTGCAGCGCTGGTCTGGACCCCTCCCAGGCGCTCGTCCCCAGCACCTGGGGGAG GTGATCCACATCTTCTCCCACATCAAACTGACGTATCAGGTGTATAGTCTGGCCCTAGAAGGACAGACCCCAGTGGCCCCCGCACCTCCTGGCGCTCGATGGTTGACTTGGGAGGAATTCCACAGTGCAGCTGTCTCCACCGCCATGAAAAAG GTGTTCCGCGTGTATGAGGACCATCAGCGAGGGACCCGCAAG
- the Mutyh gene encoding adenine DNA glycosylase isoform X3: MKKLRASVRSHRKPLANHERRRKCALSSSQATPSASDGQAKPKKEELLQASVSPYHLFRDMADVTTFRRNLLSWYDQEKRDLPWRRWVKEEANLDRRAYAVWVSEVMLQQTQVATVIDYYTRWMQKWPTLQDLASASLEEVNQLWSGLGYYSRGRRLQEGARKVHGQCTKDSEAGGLRCPKTEPSYPNQVVEELGGHMPRTAETLQQLLPGVGQYTAGAIASIAFDQVTGVVDGNVLRVLCRVRAVGADPSSTLVSHHLWNLAHRLVDPARPGDFNQAAMELGATVCTPQHPLCSRCPVQSLCRAYQRVEREQLSALPGSPDIEECALKTRQCQLCLPPTKPWDPALGVTNFPRKASRKPPREEYSATCVLEHPRATGSPLILLVQRPNSGLLAGLWEFPSVTSEPSAQHQHEALLQELQRWSGPLPGARPQHLGEVIHIFSHIKLTYQVYSLALEGQTPVAPAPPGARWLTWEEFHSAAVSTAMKKVFRVYEDHQRGTRKGSKRPRMSTPSSRKKPSRGQQVLDSFFQPRIPTDTPNSTAQ, translated from the exons ATGAAGAAGCTACGAGCGTCTGTAAGGAGTCACAGGAAGCCACTAGCCAAccatgagagaaggagaaaatgtgCCCTCAGCAGTAGCCAGGCCACACCCTCTGCCTCTGATG gCCAGGCCAAGCCGAAGAAAGAAGAGTTACTGCAGGCCTCCGTCTCCCCGTACCATCTGTTCAGGGACATGGCCGATGTCACGACTTTCCGAAGGAACTTGCTCAGCTGGTATGACCAAGAGAAGCGGGACCTACCTTGGAGGAGATGG GTCAAGGAGGAGGCCAATTTGGACAGGCGGGCCTATGCTG TGTGGGTGTCAGAGGTTATGCTGCAGCAGACCCAGGTCGCCACAGTGATCGACTATTACACCCGATGGATGCAG AAGTGGCCAACACTTCAGGACCTGGCCAGTGCTTCCCTGGAG GAGGTGAACCAGCTTTGGTCTGGCCTGGGCTACTATTCTCGAGGCCGTCGGCTGCAAGAGGGAGCTAGGAAGGTACATGGGCAATGCACCAAAGATTCGGAGGCCGGCGGCCTCAGGTGTCCTAAAACTGAGCCTTCCTACCCGAATCAGGtggtggaggagctgggaggtcATATGCCACGGACAGCAGAGAccctgcagcagctcctgcctggCGTGGGGCAGTACACAGCCGGAGCCATTGCTTCGATAGCCTTTGACCAG GTGACTGGTGTGGTGGATGGGAATGTTTTACGGGTGCTGTGCCGTGTCCGTGCCGTTGGTGCCGATCCCAGCAGCACCCTTGTCTCTCATCACCTCTG GAACCTAGCTCATCGGCTAGTGGATCCAGCCCGGCCGGGGGACTTCAATCAAGCAGCCATGGAGCTGGGGGCCACAGTCTGTACCCCCCAGCACCCTCTCTGCAGCCGGTGCCCTGTGCAGAGCCTGTGCCGGGCATACCAGCGG gTGGAGCGGGAACAGCTTTCAGCCTTGCCAGGCAGTCCTGACATAGAGGAGTGTG CTCTCAAGACTAGACAGTGCCAGCTTTGCCTGCCTCCCACCAAACCCTGGGACCCCGCTCTGGGAGTGACCAACTTTCCTCGAAAGGCCAGCCGTAAGCCTCCCAGGGAGGAGTACTCTGCCACTTGTGTTCTGGAGCACCCCAGAGCCACTGGGAGTCCCCTCATCCTGCTGGTCCAAAGGCCTAACTCAG GTCTGCTGGCAGGACTGTGGGAGTTCCCATCTGTCACCTCGGAGCCCTCGGCACAGCACCAGCACGAAGCCCTTCTGCAGGAGCTGCAGCGCTGGTCTGGACCCCTCCCAGGCGCTCGTCCCCAGCACCTGGGGGAG GTGATCCACATCTTCTCCCACATCAAACTGACGTATCAGGTGTATAGTCTGGCCCTAGAAGGACAGACCCCAGTGGCCCCCGCACCTCCTGGCGCTCGATGGTTGACTTGGGAGGAATTCCACAGTGCAGCTGTCTCCACCGCCATGAAAAAG GTGTTCCGCGTGTATGAGGACCATCAGCGAGGGACCCGCAAG
- the Mutyh gene encoding adenine DNA glycosylase isoform X4, producing the protein MKKLRASVRSHRKPLANHERRRKCALSSSQATPSASDGQAKPKKEELLQASVSPYHLFRDMADVTTFRRNLLSWYDQEKRDLPWRRWVKEEANLDRRAYAVWVSEVMLQQTQVATVIDYYTRWMQKWPTLQDLASASLEEVNQLWSGLGYYSRGRRLQEGARKVVEELGGHMPRTAETLQQLLPGVGQYTAGAIASIAFDQVTGVVDGNVLRVLCRVRAVGADPSSTLVSHHLWNLAHRLVDPARPGDFNQAAMELGATVCTPQHPLCSRCPVQSLCRAYQRVEREQLSALPGSPDIEECALKTRQCQLCLPPTKPWDPALGVTNFPRKASRKPPREEYSATCVLEHPRATGSPLILLVQRPNSGLLAGLWEFPSVTSEPSAQHQHEALLQELQRWSGPLPGARPQHLGEVIHIFSHIKLTYQVYSLALEGQTPVAPAPPGARWLTWEEFHSAAVSTAMKKVFRVYEDHQRGTRKGSKRPRMSTPSSRKKPSRGQQVLDSFFQPRIPTDTPNSTAQ; encoded by the exons ATGAAGAAGCTACGAGCGTCTGTAAGGAGTCACAGGAAGCCACTAGCCAAccatgagagaaggagaaaatgtgCCCTCAGCAGTAGCCAGGCCACACCCTCTGCCTCTGATG gCCAGGCCAAGCCGAAGAAAGAAGAGTTACTGCAGGCCTCCGTCTCCCCGTACCATCTGTTCAGGGACATGGCCGATGTCACGACTTTCCGAAGGAACTTGCTCAGCTGGTATGACCAAGAGAAGCGGGACCTACCTTGGAGGAGATGG GTCAAGGAGGAGGCCAATTTGGACAGGCGGGCCTATGCTG TGTGGGTGTCAGAGGTTATGCTGCAGCAGACCCAGGTCGCCACAGTGATCGACTATTACACCCGATGGATGCAG AAGTGGCCAACACTTCAGGACCTGGCCAGTGCTTCCCTGGAG GAGGTGAACCAGCTTTGGTCTGGCCTGGGCTACTATTCTCGAGGCCGTCGGCTGCAAGAGGGAGCTAGGAAG GtggtggaggagctgggaggtcATATGCCACGGACAGCAGAGAccctgcagcagctcctgcctggCGTGGGGCAGTACACAGCCGGAGCCATTGCTTCGATAGCCTTTGACCAG GTGACTGGTGTGGTGGATGGGAATGTTTTACGGGTGCTGTGCCGTGTCCGTGCCGTTGGTGCCGATCCCAGCAGCACCCTTGTCTCTCATCACCTCTG GAACCTAGCTCATCGGCTAGTGGATCCAGCCCGGCCGGGGGACTTCAATCAAGCAGCCATGGAGCTGGGGGCCACAGTCTGTACCCCCCAGCACCCTCTCTGCAGCCGGTGCCCTGTGCAGAGCCTGTGCCGGGCATACCAGCGG gTGGAGCGGGAACAGCTTTCAGCCTTGCCAGGCAGTCCTGACATAGAGGAGTGTG CTCTCAAGACTAGACAGTGCCAGCTTTGCCTGCCTCCCACCAAACCCTGGGACCCCGCTCTGGGAGTGACCAACTTTCCTCGAAAGGCCAGCCGTAAGCCTCCCAGGGAGGAGTACTCTGCCACTTGTGTTCTGGAGCACCCCAGAGCCACTGGGAGTCCCCTCATCCTGCTGGTCCAAAGGCCTAACTCAG GTCTGCTGGCAGGACTGTGGGAGTTCCCATCTGTCACCTCGGAGCCCTCGGCACAGCACCAGCACGAAGCCCTTCTGCAGGAGCTGCAGCGCTGGTCTGGACCCCTCCCAGGCGCTCGTCCCCAGCACCTGGGGGAG GTGATCCACATCTTCTCCCACATCAAACTGACGTATCAGGTGTATAGTCTGGCCCTAGAAGGACAGACCCCAGTGGCCCCCGCACCTCCTGGCGCTCGATGGTTGACTTGGGAGGAATTCCACAGTGCAGCTGTCTCCACCGCCATGAAAAAG GTGTTCCGCGTGTATGAGGACCATCAGCGAGGGACCCGCAAG